The Brevibacillus brevis genome contains a region encoding:
- a CDS encoding acyl carrier protein: MNSTNMEHIIETIITKIKELAELGEEVKINPEDPLIRLGINSIKAMELLVEIENTLGVVVEDDELLIENFTSVKKIADLIASKIGE; this comes from the coding sequence ATGAACTCTACAAATATGGAACATATAATTGAAACGATTATCACCAAGATCAAGGAACTGGCCGAACTGGGAGAAGAAGTGAAGATCAATCCAGAAGATCCGCTTATTCGGCTGGGCATTAACTCTATAAAGGCGATGGAATTGTTAGTGGAAATCGAGAACACTTTAGGCGTAGTGGTAGAAGACGACGAATTGTTGATTGAAAACTTTACGAGTGTGAAAAAAATCGCTGATCTCATCGCTTCTAAGATAGGAGAGTAA
- a CDS encoding carbamoyltransferase family protein encodes MYILGITGPLGHDAAACLMHEGRIVAMVEEERLTRKPHSPGGQMPYLAMEYCLSHAGITLDEVDVIALSWDQSLIPDTKIKLPDYFNDVNNLFPKQKIHYRKLPRVEVVDHHLAHAASTFYFSPFETAGVLVVDGAGEDTCTTLYHGQNGRLKKLDSIHHNESLGEFYATVTEFVGFDWNDPGKTMGLASYGEAVYEFPRLMIDAKRGYHINIEHSLHMTQVENIWKREFLRLKIKPNASMRLYNPVTFRHSDHLEFAEEHKNLAASAQRALEQAYFSLARVLVERTGSRNLCLAGGVALNCVANGKLARSGIVDDLFIQPAANDAGAAIGAAAEIAVQYGYQIEKLVGPYAGPSFTNDEIIRSVEHLGLSYKRADDVAELAAESLAQGYSVGWFQGRAEYGPRALGNRSMLANPSVPGIQNHMNHNVKFRESFRPFGPSVIEEEAGDWFEHMSPSRYMLKSVNVKVDKRDKIPGVVHVDGSSRPQTVTAETNWRYYDLLQKFKAKTGLPMVLNTSFNLRGEPMVCTPYDAVRTFMTGALDVLIMEDIVLKKPQVFM; translated from the coding sequence ATGTACATATTGGGAATCACAGGTCCGTTGGGACACGATGCAGCCGCTTGTTTGATGCATGAAGGCCGGATTGTCGCAATGGTGGAGGAGGAGCGGCTGACCCGAAAGCCGCACTCCCCAGGTGGACAGATGCCGTACCTTGCCATGGAATATTGTCTAAGCCATGCTGGCATCACTTTAGATGAAGTGGATGTCATTGCGTTGAGCTGGGATCAATCCTTAATTCCTGACACAAAGATCAAACTTCCAGACTATTTCAACGACGTGAACAATTTGTTTCCTAAACAGAAGATCCACTATCGTAAGCTGCCGAGGGTCGAAGTTGTCGACCATCATCTTGCTCATGCTGCTAGTACCTTTTACTTCTCGCCATTTGAAACAGCTGGAGTGCTTGTCGTGGATGGGGCGGGTGAGGACACTTGCACCACCCTGTATCACGGCCAGAACGGGCGACTGAAGAAGCTGGATTCGATCCATCACAACGAGTCGCTTGGTGAGTTCTATGCCACTGTTACCGAATTTGTAGGTTTTGATTGGAATGATCCCGGTAAGACGATGGGACTGGCTTCCTACGGAGAAGCGGTGTACGAATTTCCTCGCTTGATGATCGATGCAAAGCGCGGGTATCACATCAACATCGAACACAGTCTTCACATGACTCAGGTCGAAAATATCTGGAAGCGCGAGTTTTTACGATTGAAAATCAAGCCAAATGCGAGCATGCGCCTTTACAACCCGGTCACATTCCGCCACTCGGATCACTTGGAGTTTGCTGAGGAGCACAAAAATTTGGCCGCTTCCGCCCAGAGGGCACTGGAGCAGGCTTATTTCTCGCTTGCCCGTGTGTTGGTGGAGCGCACAGGCTCACGTAACCTCTGCTTAGCGGGCGGCGTGGCTCTGAACTGTGTGGCGAACGGAAAACTAGCGAGGAGCGGGATTGTCGATGATCTTTTTATCCAGCCAGCTGCCAATGATGCAGGCGCGGCGATCGGGGCAGCTGCGGAAATAGCGGTGCAGTACGGATATCAGATCGAAAAGCTTGTCGGCCCGTACGCAGGTCCGTCTTTTACCAACGATGAGATCATTCGTTCAGTTGAGCACCTGGGACTGTCTTATAAACGGGCAGACGATGTCGCTGAACTAGCGGCGGAGTCGTTGGCACAAGGGTATTCTGTTGGCTGGTTTCAAGGCCGTGCCGAATACGGGCCTCGCGCACTAGGAAACCGCAGTATGCTGGCCAACCCGTCAGTGCCTGGGATTCAAAATCATATGAATCACAACGTCAAATTCCGTGAGTCGTTTCGCCCCTTTGGTCCATCAGTAATCGAAGAGGAAGCTGGAGATTGGTTTGAGCATATGAGCCCTTCACGCTACATGTTGAAGTCGGTGAACGTCAAAGTGGACAAACGTGACAAGATACCGGGTGTTGTACACGTCGACGGATCTTCACGCCCACAAACGGTGACCGCAGAGACAAACTGGCGTTATTATGATCTACTCCAAAAATTCAAAGCGAAAACGGGGTTGCCGATGGTGTTGAACACGTCGTTCAACCTGCGCGGCGAACCGATGGTCTGTACCCCGTACGATGCTGTACGAACGTTTATGACAGGTGCACTGGATGTGCTGATCATGGAGGATATCGTCCTGAAGAAACCGCAAGTGTTCATGTAA
- a CDS encoding SDR family NAD(P)-dependent oxidoreductase, with amino-acid sequence MGLIKDYIFNQVAQKKLDPQDAKSLLKELQSLNKNVKDEEIAIIGMAGRYPSANSIDEYWSLLRNGVNGITSFPEQRSRDVAEILAVPYFAQLLLGRQPPSEEELSVLLGAGGYLDAIDTFDAAFFRISPREATYMDPWQRVFLETAYQAIEDAGYGGDKIVGTRTGVFVGKDHTNMQLYKMVTEPDAMHLTGSWTGILASRLSYIFNLQGPSQVIDTACSSGLVAIHEACQALRNKECEMAVAGGINLSFLPLINPDGDMKMVETSETIVRTFDKEAKGTLWSEGVGALLLKPLSKAIADGDPIHAVIKGSATNNDGASNGITAPNASAQEDLIVQAWKNAKVNAETIRYVEAHGTGTVIGDPIEVKALTEAFRRFTDRQQFCGIGSVKTNIGHAVGASGLASITKVILALRHRELPPSLHFQTPNPYISFTQTPLYVNDTIQPLVPDSDKPLRAGVSSFGFSGTNCHIVLEEAPARKGCLEEESGALRLFVLSARQKELLVRQVEQYKRYLEREPHAPLADICFTVATGRGHYSHRLALLVESTQDLYTQLTQFLQMAPTEWNGERSWYGVHQIVHDQKVRAEGDLSQQDKRQLNHSAREEAIQSNLKGVARCYAAGADIEWEMLYPEGQHRRLSLPTYPLARTRYWASVNQVHMPDLAQAKAAEHPLLDRCMADSIDQTIYTTTLHADRLWVLNEHRLQTHPVMPGVAFLEVVLGACREQYGEHSYEFRDVLFLAPLVVPEGESLELQTVLTKEMGGLHFRLVSKQDTNWLLHAEGQVTILNQTAPAVPDTVAIRRRCSQEANEVRPADAMRHFHFGPRWSNMADIKVGEGEYLVHLKLPEQFLEDLDGYTLYPALLDNALNVPIHLDREGHYIPFAFKSFVFYRPLPHRFYSHIVKHMKEGRAQETKSFDITLFDESGQVLATATQYTIKLLKEVDEHRFLSLVDAGTALHELTWIPQDLDNAVYDLPLGVTMVLHSGSAWAAQWTDALRESGRRVLEGRTLAIADGEPVVEIVLLDTEEDGIESLYTWYNSWLARSERTRIHLIVPARNVSKVTGEERSLHPYAAGAFGLAKGIAQEQANFRVTCLDVDERTPVANLLAELGRPEQSAYRLTAYRNGRRYVQQLQRVSPKGASSITLHEGAVYVITGGLGGLGLEVAEHFSSMKKIKLALLSRTPLPESDQFDISVKARRSLQAIHEMREHGIEVVPYACDVADEHALREVLQQIRTDLGPIKGIVHAAGVAGEGLLVRKQEGDFRQVVSPKVDGTVNLDRLTQQDDLDFFVLFSSVTALTGGIGQADYTAANSFLDAFAAARQHGGKSTLSIGWSSWSETGMAVEYHVAQEERLFKPLLTAKALHLLDLAMAQEKAHLLAGEMSLLQWARFEGDLPFLLSPDILLQVQRRRLSANAARQDTKAYREVVLTGRHDGEYTLFEQELGRLWGGALGFAEISVYDNFYTLGGDSILAVKLVSAISDHLHMDLEVSDLFDHPTLNELAQHLESLGVVMMSEPAELFQPSSEQAQRLETAANDEENSDSVPHKNLTDQAYVDSPGVELISDLSWRQLNCYDRGLALQFGLPNARLIPYFFLWLGLKRGFNLTDQGYPYSFSTEEKVFGYATDHQLLAKFGMRVQLTTVPELSGLHDAVCSLVEGGRLVLVCFDEFYMFYSPYYRKEHNDHLTVINGYNRQNGIYQIVNHSHLHLESPQKVSYGPFHAQFGSLEEIYADLPLGARVLVSLEPIPGVIVEEASLRTETLEILRLLLATGQSGRDFDLAAELVREGRMDGDALNELYIVLGAKELFADTLLRRFCPEMSTVLRPLADELVLHSNKLVNKYTTGIYRKRPLRAEDVESSQAAVSFLLQEMLTKAIQAIEAVDHSSTKEGKDN; translated from the coding sequence CCGAAGAGGAGCTGTCCGTTCTACTTGGGGCAGGCGGATACCTTGATGCAATTGACACATTCGATGCAGCCTTTTTTCGCATCTCCCCGCGAGAGGCCACCTATATGGATCCGTGGCAGCGTGTCTTTTTGGAGACAGCTTATCAGGCGATCGAAGATGCGGGGTATGGCGGCGACAAGATCGTCGGCACCCGGACGGGTGTTTTCGTCGGCAAGGATCATACCAATATGCAACTATACAAGATGGTGACGGAGCCGGATGCGATGCACCTTACCGGTTCGTGGACGGGAATTCTCGCCAGCCGTTTATCTTACATCTTCAATTTACAAGGTCCTAGCCAAGTAATTGACACGGCTTGTTCGTCTGGACTGGTTGCCATTCATGAGGCGTGTCAGGCGCTTCGAAACAAAGAGTGTGAGATGGCGGTAGCAGGGGGAATCAACCTGTCGTTCCTGCCGCTGATCAATCCGGATGGTGACATGAAAATGGTAGAGACCTCTGAGACCATCGTGCGAACGTTTGACAAAGAAGCCAAGGGAACGCTGTGGAGCGAAGGGGTCGGTGCACTGTTGCTCAAGCCGCTCTCTAAAGCGATAGCGGATGGAGATCCGATTCATGCTGTGATCAAAGGAAGCGCAACGAACAACGATGGTGCCTCCAACGGTATCACTGCCCCGAACGCTTCGGCTCAGGAAGACTTGATCGTGCAAGCGTGGAAAAACGCTAAGGTCAATGCGGAGACGATCCGCTATGTGGAAGCACATGGCACAGGCACTGTGATCGGGGACCCTATTGAAGTCAAAGCGTTGACCGAAGCATTCCGCCGTTTTACTGACAGGCAACAATTTTGCGGCATCGGCTCGGTCAAGACCAATATCGGGCATGCGGTTGGTGCTTCCGGTCTGGCTTCGATCACCAAGGTCATCCTCGCCCTGCGCCATCGTGAATTGCCGCCGAGCTTGCATTTTCAAACTCCCAATCCGTACATCTCGTTTACGCAGACACCACTCTATGTAAACGACACAATTCAGCCGCTTGTCCCTGATAGTGATAAGCCGTTGCGGGCAGGGGTCAGTTCGTTTGGATTCAGTGGCACCAACTGTCACATCGTGTTGGAAGAAGCACCTGCTCGGAAAGGTTGTCTGGAGGAGGAGAGCGGAGCTCTGCGATTGTTTGTGCTCTCAGCGCGGCAGAAGGAACTACTGGTTCGGCAGGTGGAACAATACAAGCGCTATCTGGAAAGGGAGCCCCATGCTCCGTTAGCCGACATTTGTTTCACAGTGGCGACCGGCCGTGGTCACTACAGTCATCGACTGGCTCTCCTCGTAGAGAGCACCCAAGACCTGTATACGCAATTGACGCAGTTCTTGCAGATGGCACCGACAGAATGGAACGGAGAGCGGAGTTGGTACGGGGTCCATCAGATCGTCCATGACCAGAAAGTTCGAGCGGAGGGCGATCTTTCACAGCAGGACAAGCGTCAACTGAACCACAGTGCGAGGGAAGAGGCGATCCAAAGCAATCTCAAGGGGGTTGCACGGTGCTATGCAGCCGGAGCGGACATCGAGTGGGAGATGCTGTATCCGGAAGGTCAGCACCGTCGGTTGTCTCTGCCGACCTATCCATTGGCTCGGACTCGTTACTGGGCGAGCGTCAACCAGGTGCACATGCCTGATCTGGCACAGGCGAAGGCGGCGGAACATCCGCTCCTAGACCGTTGTATGGCTGATTCGATCGATCAGACTATCTACACTACGACCCTGCACGCCGACCGCTTGTGGGTCTTGAACGAGCATCGCTTGCAGACGCATCCGGTTATGCCGGGGGTGGCGTTTTTGGAAGTGGTGCTGGGGGCATGTCGTGAACAGTATGGAGAGCACTCCTATGAGTTTCGAGATGTACTGTTCCTCGCTCCTCTGGTCGTGCCAGAAGGAGAATCACTGGAACTGCAGACGGTGCTGACTAAAGAAATGGGCGGCCTGCACTTCCGGCTGGTCAGTAAGCAAGACACGAACTGGTTGCTGCACGCTGAAGGGCAAGTTACTATCCTTAACCAAACGGCTCCAGCCGTTCCTGACACGGTGGCGATCCGTCGACGTTGCTCACAAGAGGCAAACGAAGTGCGACCGGCCGACGCTATGCGCCACTTTCATTTCGGCCCGCGCTGGTCGAACATGGCAGATATCAAAGTCGGTGAAGGGGAATACCTCGTTCACCTCAAACTGCCGGAACAGTTTCTAGAAGACCTGGACGGATATACGTTGTATCCGGCCTTGCTCGATAATGCTCTGAACGTACCGATCCATCTCGACCGGGAAGGACATTACATCCCATTTGCCTTCAAATCGTTCGTGTTCTATCGTCCATTGCCCCATCGCTTTTACAGTCATATCGTAAAACACATGAAGGAGGGGCGGGCGCAAGAAACAAAATCGTTCGATATCACGCTGTTTGATGAATCAGGGCAGGTGTTGGCGACAGCAACCCAGTACACGATCAAACTGCTCAAGGAAGTTGACGAACACCGGTTCTTGTCGCTGGTCGACGCCGGTACAGCGTTACACGAACTGACTTGGATCCCCCAAGACCTGGACAACGCGGTGTACGATCTTCCGCTGGGAGTGACCATGGTGTTGCACAGCGGATCAGCGTGGGCCGCTCAGTGGACAGATGCTTTGCGCGAATCTGGCCGCCGTGTCTTGGAAGGACGGACGCTAGCTATCGCGGACGGAGAACCCGTCGTGGAAATCGTGTTGCTCGACACTGAGGAAGATGGGATCGAGAGCCTCTATACGTGGTACAATTCATGGCTCGCCCGCTCTGAACGTACGAGAATTCACTTGATCGTGCCTGCTCGCAACGTCTCGAAGGTAACCGGCGAGGAGCGGAGTCTGCATCCGTATGCTGCAGGCGCGTTCGGGCTGGCAAAAGGCATTGCGCAGGAGCAAGCGAATTTTCGCGTGACTTGCCTCGATGTTGACGAGCGGACCCCGGTCGCGAACTTGCTGGCAGAGCTCGGACGACCAGAGCAATCCGCATATCGCTTGACGGCGTACCGTAATGGCCGACGCTATGTACAACAATTGCAGCGCGTCTCGCCTAAAGGGGCGTCGTCGATCACGCTGCACGAGGGAGCCGTCTATGTCATTACCGGTGGGTTGGGCGGTCTCGGCTTGGAAGTAGCGGAACATTTCAGTTCCATGAAAAAAATTAAGCTCGCCCTGTTGAGCCGTACTCCATTGCCCGAATCAGATCAGTTTGACATCTCAGTGAAAGCACGTCGCTCGTTGCAAGCCATCCACGAGATGAGGGAGCATGGCATCGAGGTGGTTCCCTATGCCTGCGATGTAGCAGATGAACATGCTTTGCGCGAGGTGTTGCAACAGATCCGGACAGACCTAGGCCCGATTAAAGGAATCGTACATGCGGCGGGTGTTGCGGGTGAAGGTTTGCTGGTGCGCAAGCAGGAAGGGGACTTCCGACAGGTGGTCTCTCCCAAGGTGGATGGGACCGTGAATTTGGATCGATTGACCCAACAGGATGATCTAGATTTCTTCGTGCTCTTCTCCTCGGTGACCGCTTTGACCGGGGGAATCGGACAAGCCGATTACACGGCAGCCAACTCGTTTCTCGACGCATTTGCCGCGGCACGCCAACACGGCGGCAAGAGCACACTCTCAATCGGATGGTCGAGCTGGAGCGAGACCGGCATGGCAGTCGAGTACCACGTGGCGCAGGAAGAGCGTCTGTTCAAGCCTCTCTTGACGGCAAAAGCTCTACACCTGTTGGATTTGGCCATGGCGCAGGAGAAAGCTCATCTACTGGCGGGGGAAATGTCTTTGCTGCAATGGGCACGATTTGAGGGCGACTTGCCCTTCCTGCTGAGCCCGGATATTCTATTGCAGGTCCAACGAAGGCGCCTAAGCGCCAATGCAGCACGCCAAGATACCAAAGCATATCGGGAAGTTGTTCTCACTGGGCGGCATGATGGGGAGTATACCTTGTTTGAGCAAGAGCTTGGGAGGTTGTGGGGGGGAGCATTGGGGTTTGCCGAGATCAGCGTCTATGACAATTTTTACACCCTTGGCGGCGACTCGATTCTCGCCGTCAAATTGGTAAGCGCGATTAGTGATCACCTGCACATGGACCTTGAGGTGTCCGATCTATTTGACCATCCAACACTCAATGAACTGGCACAGCATCTTGAATCGCTTGGTGTTGTGATGATGTCGGAACCTGCCGAGCTATTTCAGCCATCATCTGAGCAAGCACAACGCTTGGAGACGGCTGCGAATGACGAAGAAAACTCAGATTCGGTTCCACATAAAAACCTCACCGATCAGGCTTATGTCGATTCTCCGGGGGTCGAGCTTATTTCCGATCTGTCATGGCGGCAACTGAACTGTTACGACCGAGGCTTGGCATTACAGTTCGGTCTACCGAATGCACGCTTGATCCCGTACTTTTTTCTGTGGCTGGGCTTGAAACGTGGGTTTAACTTGACAGATCAAGGTTATCCGTATTCTTTCTCGACGGAAGAAAAAGTTTTTGGCTACGCAACTGATCATCAGCTATTGGCCAAGTTCGGCATGCGTGTTCAACTTACCACTGTTCCTGAACTCTCCGGCCTGCACGATGCAGTCTGTAGTCTGGTAGAGGGTGGCAGACTGGTGCTCGTTTGTTTTGATGAGTTTTACATGTTCTATTCGCCGTACTATCGCAAGGAACACAACGATCATCTGACGGTCATCAATGGCTATAATCGGCAAAATGGCATCTATCAGATTGTAAACCACAGCCACCTGCATTTGGAGAGTCCGCAAAAAGTATCCTATGGGCCTTTCCACGCACAGTTTGGATCACTCGAGGAAATCTATGCCGATCTTCCGCTGGGAGCGCGTGTTCTGGTTTCTCTTGAACCAATTCCCGGCGTTATTGTGGAGGAAGCTTCTCTGCGGACCGAAACATTGGAGATCTTACGTCTGTTGCTAGCGACAGGACAGTCTGGGCGGGATTTTGATCTGGCGGCCGAATTGGTCCGAGAGGGGAGAATGGACGGAGACGCGCTAAACGAACTATATATCGTGCTCGGTGCCAAGGAATTGTTTGCAGACACCTTGCTCCGCCGTTTTTGTCCGGAGATGAGTACTGTATTACGACCGTTAGCCGATGAACTGGTGCTCCACTCAAACAAATTGGTCAACAAATATACTACGGGAATTTACCGTAAGAGACCGTTACGTGCCGAAGATGTTGAGAGTTCTCAGGCGGCTGTCTCCTTTTTGCTGCAAGAGATGTTGACGAAAGCCATCCAAGCTATCGAGGCGGTAGATCACTCGTCAACGAAAGAAGGGAAGGATAACTGA
- a CDS encoding LLM class flavin-dependent oxidoreductase, with protein sequence MEFSWILPQGDIDNIIHQARLAERYAFDSLLTISVNGYMDPWITATHVASKTDRIRLLVAQNTNYQLPMITAKAWNTLNLIAEGRIDINVVTGSSKIELGQITHVADHATRYRRTREFVELLNKIQQGPVTFLGEFFEASGAEVYPQPDPQSPGSLFLAGSSEEAMDSAAAYADCYLIYAQEPGEVAEQFARFRERAKVYGRQPRCGLVIDVISRETSAEAWAAAEALESSFGLIDKRMARLYQNSSDSVGISRNRVLNKKENLRLQANLWAGLAQVSTAQSLSIVGSYVEVADTIRLYQSVGADCFLFSGSTGKEELQRLGERVLPLIR encoded by the coding sequence ATGGAATTCAGCTGGATACTGCCACAAGGCGATATTGACAACATTATCCACCAAGCCCGTCTGGCGGAACGCTACGCATTTGACTCATTGCTGACGATTAGTGTCAACGGGTATATGGATCCGTGGATCACTGCCACCCATGTAGCATCTAAGACAGATCGAATCCGCCTACTTGTGGCCCAAAATACCAACTATCAGTTGCCGATGATAACCGCGAAAGCATGGAACACACTGAACCTGATCGCGGAGGGCCGTATAGACATTAACGTGGTGACCGGAAGCTCCAAAATCGAGCTGGGGCAGATTACCCATGTGGCGGACCACGCCACTCGATATCGAAGGACTAGGGAATTTGTAGAACTTCTGAACAAAATTCAACAAGGACCTGTTACGTTTCTAGGTGAATTTTTCGAAGCGAGTGGGGCGGAAGTCTATCCGCAGCCGGACCCTCAGAGCCCAGGGTCTCTCTTTCTCGCAGGCAGTTCAGAGGAGGCGATGGATTCGGCAGCAGCCTATGCAGACTGCTACTTGATCTATGCCCAGGAACCTGGTGAGGTGGCCGAACAGTTTGCGCGTTTTCGAGAACGGGCGAAAGTCTATGGACGGCAGCCGCGCTGCGGATTGGTGATTGATGTGATTTCCCGTGAAACCTCTGCGGAAGCGTGGGCGGCAGCCGAGGCGTTGGAGTCGTCTTTCGGGCTGATTGACAAGCGAATGGCTCGCCTTTACCAGAACAGCAGTGACTCGGTGGGGATTTCCCGCAACCGTGTTTTAAACAAGAAGGAGAACCTGCGCTTACAGGCAAACCTGTGGGCTGGACTAGCGCAGGTAAGTACCGCTCAGAGTCTTTCGATTGTGGGATCGTATGTGGAAGTTGCTGATACCATCCGTCTCTATCAGTCGGTAGGCGCAGATTGTTTTCTATTCTCAGGATCGACTGGGAAAGAGGAATTACAAAGACTTGGCGAACGGGTACTACCGCTGATCCGCTAA
- a CDS encoding GNAT family N-acetyltransferase yields the protein MQNIIVRPYTPAVLDELQEIEKKMRKRFPDFPAWANWVYLHKPEIKPDNMYVAYEGRQAIGYGHLIPRFAHANDPSHVPNTIYLDMNASLEAEQPERVLDALYEALRARVGEMLVEALPRKTELCIQHYATVHPILDYAAGQGFERVESYRLLQRDLNMEIPDRLVRGDLKIREWKLETLADKEKFLAVNKLAFPEESATLEQLEGIISIPHFTTFAAFTPADEVVGVIMVRAEDATAGFIENVFVLPEFRGHGLAEALVAHGLFHLLKQGFQSVLLHVAASNVPACNLYQKAGFEIVKEQIEIRCDWNAQ from the coding sequence ATGCAAAACATCATTGTACGCCCATACACCCCTGCAGTGCTGGACGAACTGCAAGAGATTGAAAAGAAAATGAGAAAGCGCTTCCCGGATTTTCCTGCGTGGGCAAACTGGGTCTACCTCCACAAACCGGAGATAAAACCGGACAACATGTACGTAGCCTACGAAGGTAGGCAGGCGATTGGGTACGGTCACTTGATTCCCCGTTTCGCTCATGCAAATGATCCATCACATGTGCCGAACACAATCTATCTGGACATGAATGCCTCGCTGGAGGCAGAACAGCCTGAGAGAGTGCTCGATGCCCTGTATGAGGCTTTGAGAGCGCGCGTTGGAGAGATGCTGGTAGAAGCGTTGCCGCGCAAGACTGAATTGTGCATCCAACACTATGCGACCGTTCATCCGATTCTCGATTATGCGGCAGGCCAAGGATTTGAGAGGGTAGAGAGCTACCGATTGCTTCAACGTGACCTGAATATGGAAATCCCCGATCGTTTGGTACGTGGCGACTTGAAGATCCGCGAGTGGAAGCTAGAGACTTTGGCTGATAAGGAAAAGTTTCTCGCGGTTAACAAATTGGCTTTTCCAGAGGAATCCGCAACGCTGGAGCAGTTGGAAGGAATCATAAGCATTCCGCATTTTACGACTTTCGCCGCCTTTACGCCGGCTGACGAGGTGGTAGGTGTGATCATGGTGCGGGCAGAAGATGCGACCGCGGGTTTTATAGAAAATGTGTTCGTGCTGCCTGAATTCCGTGGTCATGGACTGGCCGAAGCGCTGGTTGCACACGGGTTGTTCCACTTGCTTAAACAGGGCTTTCAGTCGGTATTGTTGCATGTGGCGGCCTCAAACGTTCCCGCTTGCAACTTGTACCAAAAGGCTGGTTTCGAGATTGTGAAAGAGCAGATCGAGATTCGGTGTGACTGGAATGCTCAGTAA